The following coding sequences lie in one Apium graveolens cultivar Ventura chromosome 3, ASM990537v1, whole genome shotgun sequence genomic window:
- the LOC141712043 gene encoding uncharacterized protein LOC141712043 — translation MASHTVNRWLRPEVYPLFAAVGVAVGICGMQLIRNISGNPEVRVTKENRAAGVLDNFAEGEKYSQHALRKFVRNKSPEIMPSINAFFANPED, via the exons ATGGCTTCGCATACAGTGAATCGATGGCTCAGGCCCGAG GTGTATCCGCTGTTTGCGGCCGTAGGTGTAGCCGTGGGAATATGCGGTATGCAGTTGATTCGTAACATCTCTGGCAACCCCGAAGTCAG GGTGACCAAGGAAAACAGAGCTGCAGGAGTGCTGGACAACTTTGCTGAAGGGGAGAAGTACTCTCAACATGCCCTTAGAAAGTTTGTCCGAAACAAGTCTCCAGAGATCATGCCGTCTATCAACGCCTTCTTTGCCAACCCTGAAGATTAA
- the LOC141712044 gene encoding protein transport protein SEC13 homolog B, whose product MPAQKIETGHSDTIHDVTMDYYGKRVATASSDSTIKITGVSNSGTSQHLATLTGHQGPVWQAAWAHPKFGSILASCSYDGKVIIWKEGNQNEWVQDHVFSDHKSSVNSIAWAPHELGLCLACGSSDGNISVFTGRVDGGWDTSRIDQAHPVGVTSVSWAPSMAPGALVGSGMLDPVQKLASGGCDNTVKVWKLSNGTWKMDCFPALQMHKDWVRDVAWAPNLGLPKTTIASASQDCTVVIWTVAKEGDQWEGKILNDFKIPVWRVSWSLTGNLLAVAAGDNNVTLWKESVDGEWQQVTTVD is encoded by the coding sequence ATGCCTGCACAGAAAATTGAAACAGGCCACAGTGACACCATCCATGATGTAACCATGGATTACTATGGAAAGCGCGTTGCAACAGCTTCATCCGATAGCACCATCAAAATAACTGGTGTAAGTAATAGCGGTACTTCACAGCACCTTGCTACTTTGACTGGTCATCAAGGTCCAGTCTGGCAGGCTGCTTGGGCACATCCCAAGTTCGGATCCATCCTGGCTTCTTGTTCATATGACGGTAAAGTCATAATATGGAAAGAAGGTAACCAAAATGAGTGGGTGCAAGATCATGTATTCAGTGACCACAAATCATCTGTGAATTCTATTGCTTGGGCCCCTCATGAACTTGGCCTTTGCTTGGCTTGTGGTTCTTCAGATGGGAATATATCAGTCTTCACTGGCAGAGTCGATGGTGGTTGGGATACCTCAAGAATTGATCAAGCACACCCTGTAGGAGTAACGTCAGTTTCATGGGCCCCTTCAATGGCACCTGGTGCTCTGGTTGGATCTGGTATGCTGGATCCCGTTCAGAAGTTAGCTTCAGGTGGCTGTGACAATACTGTGAAGGTGTGGAAGCTTTCTAATGGGACCTGGAAGATGGACTGCTTCCCTGCCCTTCAGATGCACAAGGATTGGGTGAGAGATGTAGCTTGGGCTCCAAACTTGGGGCTTCCAAAGACTACAATCGCAAGTGCATCACAGGATTGCACAGTTGTCATTTGGACTGTGGCTAAGGAAGGTGATCAATGGGAAGGCAAGATTTTGAATGACTTTAAGATTCCTGTTTGGAGGGTCTCGTGGTCTTTGACAGGAAACTTATTGGCCGTGGCAGCTGGGGACAACAATGTCACTTTGTGGAAAGAATCTGTTGATGGGGAGTGGCAACAGGTGACCACTGTGGATTAa
- the LOC141714050 gene encoding uncharacterized protein LOC141714050, with protein sequence MNALKKLLSQRQQHSQEESEIMNTIVTESTMVMNFINTLDEPQGHGSRPDKSSNHNRQRLSREKNLMEDYFVDRPTFSEGDIRRRYKMRPHVFNNIMTYLCTQDSYWHQKADAIELLRLLPQQKMTAALRMLAYDAAADQCAKICRMGESTTLECMKKFC encoded by the coding sequence ATGAATGCATTGAAAAAATTGTTGAGTCAGAGGCAACAACACAGTCAAGAAGAGTCTGAAATCATGAATACCATTGTCACCGAATCGACAATGGTGATGAACTTCATCAACACTTTAGATGAACCACAAGGACACGGCTCACGGCCTGACAAATCATCCAATCATAATAGACAAAGGCTATCGAGAGAAAAAAATCTCATGGAAGATTACTTCGTCGATCGTCCAACTTTCAGTGAAGGCGACATCCGTCGGAGGTATAAAATGCGCCCTCATGTTTTCAATAACATCATGACATACCTTTGCACTCAAGATTCCTACTGGCATCAAAAAGCAGATGCAATTGAATTATTGAGGTTGCTACCCCAACAAAAAATGACTGCTGCATTACGAATGCTAGCTTACGATGCAGCAGCTGATCAATGTGCCAAAATATGTAGAATGGGAGAATCAACTACACTTGAGTGTATGAAAAAGTTTTGTTAG
- the LOC141714051 gene encoding protein FAR1-RELATED SEQUENCE 5-like, whose translation MPQCGRYCRIVSIQQYRRIVSMQQYRRIVSMQQYRRIVSLQQRNETMKQGGRVGATPLDFGKGKRVREVIPRTNCGARMCVVHKVKMDKWKISSVDLEHNHKLVSLEKVQFFQRSLNIDPMTRSLIELFNKSGIETGKVMKFLSETKGGVENLGFSNQDVRNVIRDIRCRVFDSGDAECGLLLLRELQENSFGNFFYRVDVDDENRVRGLVWVDPRSMNAYKNFGDVVTFDSTYRMNRYCMSFIPITGVNHHYQNILFGFALVRDETEASYKWVLRTWLEAVDNKPPRTIITDQDIALANAIAEIMPMPQTKHTYCKWEQLVEKYDLEDHAWLNDMYDIRTQWIGAYTKQHFSAGMTTTSRSESTNSFFDEYVQSSNGLKEFIENSQKALETQYLKEVKSDYDSEQLERRLVLHSSLEMHASEIYTKEMFKRFQKELMKSTCYIVNSVKNNGTYMLKLYLVEKATLPENCRRKYRVTVFMYEKIECSCKKFEHFGMICKHIIRYLDKKQKIKIPESLIMGRWTMNGNKIVGPLPYAPPGIGNNGASQPLRYGAYCKSFQDLAASCSCSVLRYKYLMGVIDREKRYLKDAFADEERRERTHKAKTQEDYQHDPIFDPPTSKTKGRKKTKRYKSGIETATSKIKIKPRKCNYCEVIGGEHDARNCSLREEHDRRNF comes from the exons ATGCCTCAATGCGGCAG ATACTGCCGCATTGTTTCAATACAACAATATCGCCGCATTGTTTCAATGCAACAATATCGTCGCATTGTTTCAATGCAACAATATCGCCGCATTGTTTCATTACAACAGCGCAATGAAACAATGAAGCA AGGTGGAAGGGTAGGAGCGACGCCGTTGGATTTTGGTAAAGGAAAACGAGTTAGAGAGGTAATTCCACGAACGAATTGTGGTGCTCGAATGTGTGTCGTTCACAAAGTGAAGATGGACAAATGGAAAATTAGTTCGGTGGATTTAGAACACAATCATAAATTGGTGTCGCTAGAAAAAGTTCAATTTTTTCAAAGATCACTCAACATAGATCCTATGACGCGATCATTGATTGAGTTGTTTAACAAATCGGGAATTGAGACGGGCAAAGTAATGAAGTTTCTTAGCGAGACAAAGGGGGGTGTTGAAAATCTTGGTTTTTCTAATCAAGACGTACGTAATGTCATACGTGATATTCGGTGCCGAGTGTTTGATTCAGGTGATGCGGAGTGTGGATTACTTTTGCTACGAGAACTACAAGAAAATAGTTTTGGTAATTTCTTTTATCGGGTGGATGTAGATGATGAGAATCGTGTACGGGGTTTGGTGTGGGTTGATCCTCGGTCCATGAACGCGTACAAGAATTTTGGTGATGTGGTTACGTTTGATTCAACTTACCGGATGAATAGGTATTGTATGTCTTTCATACCTATTACGGGCGTaaaccaccattatcaaaatatACTATTTGGATTTGCACTTGTAAGGGATGAGACTGAGGCATCGTATAAGTGGGTTTTGAGGACATGGTTGGAAGCCGTCGACAATAAACCGCCTCGAACAATTATTACTGATCAAGACATTGCATTGGCAAATGCCATTGCCGAGATCATGCCTATGCCACAAACAAAGCATACATATT GTAAATGGGAGCAATTAGTCGAGAAGTACGATCTTGAGGATCATGCTTGGTTAAATGACATGTATGATATTAGAACTCAATGGATTGGTGCTTACACGAAACAACATTTTTCCGCCGGCATGACTACAACTTCAAGAAGCGAGTCTACAAATTCTTTTTTTGATGAATATGTGCAATCATCTAACGGATTGAAGGAATTCATTGAGAACTCCCAAAAGGCTTTGGAGACACAATATCTGAAGGAGGTTAAATCCGATTATGACAGCGAACAATTAGAAAGGAGATTAGTTTTGCACTCATCCTTAGAAATGCATGCATCCGAAATCTACACGAAAGAAATGTTCAAACGGTTTCAAAAGGAGCTTATGAAAAGTACATGTTACATCGTGAACAGTGTCAAAAACAATGGAACTTATATGTTGAAACTGTATTTGGTTGAGAAGGCTACCCTGCCGGAGAATTGCAGAAGAAAATATCGAGTGACGGTTTTCATGTACGAAAAAATTGAATGCTCGTGTAAGAAGTTTGAACATTTCGGGATGATTTGCAAACACATAATCCGTTATCTTGacaaaaaacaaaaaatcaaGATACCGGAAAGTCTCATCATGGGTAGGTGGACAATGAACGGCAACAAAATTGTGGGGCCTCTTCCATATGCTCCTCCCGGTATTGGTAATAATGGTGCGTCACAACCATTAAGGTATGGTGCATATTGCAAATCTTTTCAAGATTTAGCTGCTTCATGTAGTTGTTCTGTTTTACGGTATAAATACTTAATGGGTGTGATTGATAGAGAGAAGAGATACTTGAAAGATGCTTTTGCGGATGAAGAGCGTAGAGAAAGAACCCATAAGGCGAAAACTCAAGAGGACTACCAACATGATCCAATATTCGATCCTCCAACGTCGAAAACTAAAGGAAGGAAGAAAACAAAAAGATATAAAAGTGGAATTGAGACGGCAACTTCAAAGATCAAGATCAAGCCTCGCAAGTGCAATTATTGTGAGGTGATCGGAGGAGAACATGATGCAAGAAACTGTTCCCTAAGGGAGGAGCATGATCGAAGAAATTTTTAG
- the LOC141712046 gene encoding uncharacterized protein LOC141712046 isoform X2: MFKITPNTLFSCCLGRSSTSCFSTNKQYLLVISPSGELPHQDGVAALDENSENGASDEDLVTSDAGGSIPQAQLDEMDSDHDLVDNVDKQLMRCKLSIELEIKTSCHQSRLVLTEE; this comes from the exons ATGTTCAAAATTACGCCTAATACATTATTTTCGTGCTGCTTGGGCCGATCTTCCACCTCCTGCTTCTCAACAAATAAACAATATTTACTTGTTATATCTCCCTCCG GAGAGTTACCCCATCAGGACGGAGTCGCTGCTTTGGATGAAAATAGTGAAAATGGCGCTTCGGATGAGGATCTTGTAACATCTGATGCCGGGGGTTCAATTCCACAG GCGCAACTTGATGAAATGGATTCTGATCATGATTTAGTTGATAATG TTGACAAGCAGTTGATGAGATGCAAACTGTCGATTGAATTAGAGATCAAAACGTCGTGTCATCAATCCAGACTTGTTCTCACAGAGGAATGA
- the LOC141712046 gene encoding uncharacterized protein LOC141712046 isoform X1 has translation MFKITPNTLFSCCLGRSSTSCFSTNKQYLLVISPSEKKQYLPVILLWVEAGELPHQDGVAALDENSENGASDEDLVTSDAGGSIPQAQLDEMDSDHDLVDNVDKQLMRCKLSIELEIKTSCHQSRLVLTEE, from the exons ATGTTCAAAATTACGCCTAATACATTATTTTCGTGCTGCTTGGGCCGATCTTCCACCTCCTGCTTCTCAACAAATAAACAATATTTACTTGTTATATCTCCCTCCG AGAAGAAACAATACTTACCTGTAATACTACTTTGGGTTGAAGCAGGAGAGTTACCCCATCAGGACGGAGTCGCTGCTTTGGATGAAAATAGTGAAAATGGCGCTTCGGATGAGGATCTTGTAACATCTGATGCCGGGGGTTCAATTCCACAG GCGCAACTTGATGAAATGGATTCTGATCATGATTTAGTTGATAATG TTGACAAGCAGTTGATGAGATGCAAACTGTCGATTGAATTAGAGATCAAAACGTCGTGTCATCAATCCAGACTTGTTCTCACAGAGGAATGA